In Patagioenas fasciata isolate bPatFas1 chromosome 2, bPatFas1.hap1, whole genome shotgun sequence, a single window of DNA contains:
- the KLF10 gene encoding Krueppel-like factor 10, whose product MEMMTEKQRDTRYFWNNTPEKSDYEAVEALISMSCNWKSDFKKQAEMRPITPASDVSEESDESLLPGAADFNAIPAFCLTPPYSPSDLEVSQMVRPGTPAAAPGKSLSEAAKAPLAAPCREVERPPKARATSVIRHTADAQLCNRQTCPVRAASLLKYQDSVLRETNSKQDAKAEQSVESSGASDGSSELLAAEGRTAEAAASPVSWTKPSVSGHQPVSGSAQQLVPVAPPCPVPHSGAPPVPVICQMVPLPANNNVVTAVVPNTTPSPQPALCQPMVFMGTQVPKGAVMFVVPQPVVQSTKAPIISPNGTRLSPIAPAPGFVPSAAKNTPPVDSSRIRSHICSYPGCGKTYFKSSHLKAHVRTHTGEKPFSCSWKGCERRFARSDELSRHRRTHTGEKKFACPMCERRFMRSDHLTKHVRRHLSAKKLPNWQMEVSKLNDIAMPQTSVTTQ is encoded by the exons atggagaTGATGACTGAGAAACAGAGAGATACTCGATATTTCTGGAACAATACACCTGAAAAAAGTGATTATGAGGCTGTGGAAGCCCTTATTTCTATGAGTTGCAACTGGAAATCAGACTTCAAAAAACAGGCAGAAATGAGACCTATAACTCCAGCGTCTGATGTGTCAGAAGAGAGTGACGAGTCTTTGCTTCCTGGAGCAGCAGACTTTAATGCGATACCAGCATTT TGCCTGACCCCCCCCTACAGCCCATCTGACTTGGAAGTGTCACAGATGGTCCGTCCAGGGACacccgccgcagcccccggcaAGTCACTGTCAGAGGCAGCCAAGGCTCCTCTGGCCGCCCCATGCAGGGAGGTGGAGAGGCCTCCAAAGGCTCGAGCGACGAGTGTGATCCGCCACACGGCTGATGCCCAGCTTTGTAATCGCCAAACCTGCCCGGTGAGAGCAGCCAGCCTGCTGAAATACCAGGACAGTGTTTTGAGGGAAACAAACAGTAAACAAGATGCCAAAGCAGAGCAGTCGGTGGAGAGCAGCGGAGCCAGCGATGGGAGCAGTGAGCTGCTGGCGGCAGAAGGAAGAACTGCAGAAGCAGCTGCCAGCCCGGTGTCCTGGACAAAGCCATCTGTCAGCGGGCACCAGCCTGTCTCTGGGTCGGCACAGCAGCTGGTGCCGGTGGCAccgccgtgtcctgtcccacacagCGGAGCCCCCCCCGTGCCAGTGATTTGCCAGATGGTCCCGCTGCCTGCAAACAACAACGTCGTGACGGCTGTAGTGCCCAACACCACGCCAAGCCCGCAGCCGGCTCTCTGTCAGCCCATGGTCTTCATGGGCACCCAGGTTCCCAAAGGTGCTGTTATGTTTGTGGTGCCCCAGCCAGTTGTGCAGAGCACAAAGGCTCCCATTATTAGTCCAAATGGCACGAGACTCTCTCCCATTGCCCCTGCTCCTGGCTTTGTACCTTCtgcagcaaaaaacactcctCCGGTTGATTCTTCAAGAATAAGAAGTCACATTTGCAGCTACCCAGGATGTGGGAAAACATACTTCAAGAGCTCCCATTTGAAGGCTCATGTCAGAACACACACAG gagaAAAGCCGTTTAGTTGTAGTTGGAAAGGCTGTGAGAGAAGGTTTGCACGGTCTGATGAACTGTCTCGCCATCGCAGAACACATACCGGGGAGAAGAAGTTTGCCTGCCCGATGTGTGAGCGGCGGTTCATGAGGAGCGACCACTTAACTAAGCATGTGCGTCGCCACTTATCGGCTAAGAAGTTACCGAACTGGCAAATGGAAGTGAGCAAGCTAAACGATATTGCCATGCCGCAAACATCCGTGACCACCCAGTGA